In Vulpes lagopus strain Blue_001 chromosome 1, ASM1834538v1, whole genome shotgun sequence, a genomic segment contains:
- the RETNLB gene encoding resistin-like beta, with the protein MKTTCCFLLLILLQLMIPGTVPCSLDFILDTKIKETLSGLELHPSPTRRLSCVSVKNSGRRSSCPAGMIATGCACGYGCGSWDIQGENTCHCQCSTIDWTTARCCHLT; encoded by the exons ATGAAGACTACTTGTTGCTTccttctcctcatcctcctccagcTGATGATCCCAGGGACTGTTCCATGTTCCTTGGACTTCATTCTGGATACAAAGATAAAGGAAACCCTCAGTGGCTTAG AGTTACATCCTTCCCCAACACGAAGGTTGTCATGTGTCAGTGTCAAGAACTCAGGCAGACGGTCCTCCTGTCCTGCAG GGATGATTGCAACTGGCTGTGCCTGTGGCTATGGCTGTGGTTCCTGGGATATCCAGGGCGAAAATACATGCCACTGCCAGTGCAGCACTATCGACTGGACCACCGCTCGCTGCTGCCACCTGACCTGA